The Calypte anna isolate BGI_N300 chromosome 11, bCalAnn1_v1.p, whole genome shotgun sequence DNA window ATGGTTCATCAATAAGTCTCTTCTCCTGGAATCCCAGGTTATGATTTTTTGATAGCACGTCCAGAATGAACACTGGTCAAATGTCCACCAAGACAAAGCAATCTTTGCACTTTAGGAAATAACAACGACCCTATAAGCGCGCTCCGGGCTGGAGCCATCCGGGAGCGGGGCAGGCACCCAGGGTGTGCTTTTCCCTAACAGCTGGGTGCTCTGATGGCCAGGGAAGTCTCTACGTGCTTTTTAAAGTCCCTTGCTGGGGAAGCCTTGCCGGAGGCACCGCGTTTAGTTTCTCCCCGGGACATGAACGAGGTGCCTGAAAGAGACGGTGGAGTTCGGACACTCCGGGCAGGGGCACCCTGTGCACCTCATCCCTCGGTGCAGGGGAGCGGCTCCGTCCACGCCTTAGAGCCCGCCGGTGATGCCGTCTCTGCTGGGAGGCGGCAGCCCTCCGCTCCCCGCGCAGAATCCCGTTTCCTTCAGCCCGGAGGTGCGTCCAGGCTCTGCCCGACACCTCGCTCCTCGCCGAGCTGCCGCGGGCTCGTCCGCTCAGCGGGGACTCTCCTGCCCCGCGCACCCCCACACCGCGCCCCGGAGCTCCTACCTGGCGCGGTACGGTGCGGTGATGCGCGGTGCTGTGCGGAGAGGAACGGGCGGCTGCTCGGCACCTGCTCCCACGCCGCCTAACAACCGCCGCGGCGTCAGGTGTCAGGGACGGACTGCGCGGCCATtggcggcggcggggcgcgGCGGCCGCCGGTTGGGCCAGGAGCGGCGGGGGCGGGTGCGGGGCGCTGACGCCAGCGCGGGGCCGGTGGGGAGGCGGGGCCGCGCCTCGCGCCGTCTTTGTGCTCGCCGGCAGCCCCGGCAGCGCCGCCGCCTCCCGTTGCCTCCCTCAGCCCTGCGCGGCGGGCGGCTCCGCACCGCTCGGCACCGCACCGCGCTATGTGTGCCGGCGCTCCCGTGCCTCCGCGCGGCCGCTTCCCACCCGGCGGGGCGCTCTCAGCCCCGCTCTGAGAACGCAGCGGGGCAGGGAGAGAGCGGAGCGGAGCCTGGACGTGCCCGCCCGGCGCGGAGCGGAGCAAAGGGAGCGCGGCGCCATGcggagcctggggctggggctggggctgaggctgGGGCTGTTGCTGTTGCTGGGCGCGGCGTGGCTGGCGTGCGGGCAGAACGAGACGGAGCCTATCGTGCTGGAGGGGAAGTGCCTCGTGGTGTGCGACTCCAACCCCACCTCCGACCCCACCGGCACGGCGCTCGGCATCTCCGTGCGCTCCGGTAGCGCCAAGGTCGCCTTCTCCGCCATCCGCAGCACCAACCACGAGCCCTCCGAGATGAGCAACCGCACCATGATCATCTACTTCGACCAGGTAGGACGGGCGTGGCGGGGCTCCGGGCGCGCCGCCGAGGGAGAAGTTGCCGGGAAGGTGGTGGGGCCGGGCCGGGGACGCACCGCCCCGTGGGGCCCTGCCCGCGGAAGGGTGGGGGGGGGGCACTTGGGCCGGGGGCAGCCGCGGGGCAAGGGGGCTGGGCGGCGGCCGCCCCGCCGAGGTGCTGATGGTGCCCTTCCCTTCCAGGTACTAGTGAATATCGGCAGCAACTTCGACTCGGAGCGGAGCACTTTTATCTCGCCCAGGAAAGGGatttacagttttaattttcacGTGGTGAAAGTCTACAACAGGCAAACCATCCAGGTCAGCCCCAGTCGCCGTCGCCTCGCTCTGCGGGCACCGCGGGAGGGAGCGGACAGGGTCCGCGGGCCGGCGGGGAAGGGACTAGGGCCGACGGGGCAGACGCGTGCCCCTGAGCCGATACTCGGAGCGCAGACCTCCCGGCCCTTCTCGGCTCGAGGGGACGGTGCTAAAAGAGCTGCCTCAGTAGGCCTCCGACCGGCCTCTGCCCGCAGGAGTTGCCCCGGGGCGGCAAGTCCTACCCCTGCGGCTGCCTGCCATCCCCTTCCAGCCTGAACGGGCCCCCGGGCCGCCCAGAGCTGGAGAGTGCTGTGGGGAGCATTCCTGTACAGAGTCCGTGGGAACGACAGCCCCCGGTGGGCTCTGCACCCACTGCCCGGTGGCAGAAGGTATCACAGGCATTTGGGATGCAGGAAGGCTCCTGTGGCATGGATGTGATAAGGAATATagctgtctctgtgtgtgtgcagccaTGCTAGGCACACATCTTTTGTGGATCAAAGCATAAGCACCTCAAGGTGGGGATAATAAATTACCAGCCTGAAGCCAGGTAGCATAACCTAGACAGGAAAACTGTCTGTGTAGTGATGCACATTGCAAAGGTGAATGTACAGCACTGTTCTAGTGTAAGCAGCTTTCCACATCTAGATTGGGCAGGTAATGTGTTATTAATGTGGGGGATGCAGTCCAGGGATCATTAAcgcaagcagagcagagcataTTAACTGTGTTGTGGCATGTTGTCCTTGCTGCCTAACAAAGGAAAACTACCTCTTGAATATACTTCAAAGACTCCGACTCTGGCGGCTGTGGATCTGCTCCTTGCTGTCTCTGAGGTTTCGCATAAAGCCATCTTTCAATAAGTACAAGCAGACCTCTTTTCATAGCCTGAAAACACAGGCAACCTATTGAAATTCTTCAGAATAGGATCAATGTCCTGTTTTATATGCACTGGGTGTTTTGATGTGGTTGTTGGTCTAGAACTGCGGTGAAAGCCTTCTTCCTTTAGAGTACATACCTTAGGTGGGTGCAGAttgatatttcatttttatgggGCTAGAGTTTTAGCTGCCAAAAGAGGCCCTTCTCTAACTAAGCATTTCGCCTGCTAGGCAAGTCCCAGCGGTGTCGTTGTCTGACTTTAATTGACAGAGGGCTTTGTTTTATCTTGCTCTTTAGGTGAGTTTGATGCTAAATGGGTGGCCAGTGATTTCTGCCTTTGCAGGGGACCAAGATGTGACCCGAGAAGCTGCTAGCAATGGAGTCCTGATTCAGatggagaaaggagacagagcTTATCTAAAACTGGAGAGAGGAAACTTGATGGGAGGCTGGAAGTATTCAACATTCTCTGGATTTCTAGTGTTCCCACTTTAAATAACTTCTCAtccaagaaaaggaagagacaaGTCAGAATCTCATATGAATTCTCAAGTCATAGCTGAGTTTAAAGAGTGGTGGACAGCACACTTTTTACATTCAAACATTAAAGAAGCTAAAACCTGCTTAGATTTGTGTACATCTGCTTTGAAGAATTACTacttatttttgttgtgttgcaGCCAGCAGGCGGGAGACactaaaatttatatttttctctctcgTCCCACAAAATTAGTTCCCATTTCTGTGTCACTGGCATAATCTACCATCGTCCTCCCATGATTTTTGCCTCACACAAGTAGACTTTAGatattttcattgttctttACAGCccattttgtggttttgtttttaaaacatcttaGTCTTGACTCTTTCTCTGAGTTtaacttttaagaaaaaaaaaaaagcaaagtatttttcaaTACATGGATGCCatgatggaaaggaaaatgcaatTCTTGCTGTGTACTCgctggcaaaaggaaaaatttctacATGAAGAACTGTTCACAGCCACGGCTGACTagagtatttaaatatttctatgtAATACTGAGTGATTGTGAAATTTAAGGCTGCTAAATGTTTTGATGCTTGTTTTGCTCTTGTACAATGTGGCCCAACTAAATGCCAGGAAGTCTACTGAACTTTTACTATTACTCTGTAATATATGTGTGAATATcgaaaattaatttttgctttaattcaATAAAGTTTAAATgggacttttatttttctgaacaagaaaaaaggtTTCTCAGTGCAGGTAGGCGGGGGGAGGAGGGCCGGCGCGGTCCCAGGGCTGcagtgagtgccaggaggatgccCGGGGCTCGGCCAAGGCCGCTGCACCCTGCGCAACCCCGGCCCATCTGCTGTACCCTGCGGGAGACCCTTCGGCTCGGCGCGTGCGATACCGGCAGCCCAAATGGACCCGTCGCTAGGAAGTTTCCCGCCGACTCATATCCACCTATTTATAGCATTTGTCTGTATTATATTCCGTAAACCAGATCGCATTTTATACGGCCGTCTAAAAATACCTGACAATGTATACTTCGATGCTagtattatttatttgctaGTATTATTTTGTTTACAGTCTTTTAAAGATGTAAATGCTATAATTTTGCAGTACTCAAAGAGATTACTACTTTTATTAAAAGGTGCGTACGAGGATTTCGATTGTATCTAAACTTTAATGTGAAATAAACCATGAAACGACCCCCTGGGCTGTGTGCGTGGCACGACGGCGACCGGCGCAGAGTTGCTCTGCGCCCCGGCTGCGGCACCCGCAGAGCCGCACGAATCCCGAGAAGGAATTTAAATAGCTCCGAGGGGGGATTCGTAAGAGCAAAATAAGCAACGCTTCTCGCTTTATTCACAGGTTCTGTCCTGGAAACAGACCCGCGGGGCGGTGGGGACGCATGACTGGCGCGGCCCTACCGGACTGCTCCGCTCCGCGGAGGGGCGGCCTGCGGGGAGCCGGGCCGAGCCGGGCTTTGCCGGAGTCAGCAATAGCCGCGGTCCTTCGTTTCCAAATGAAACGCATCAGTTGCGTGTCAGCACCTGCTCCTCTGTCACCGAGGGGTGCGGGGCCAAAACGCCCTTTGCCTCGCGGTTCCCGACTGGCGCATGTCGCGATTCGTGCCCCGCAGCTGAGAGGAAGACTCGGGCCGGCCCCCCGCAGTCCCCGGCAGCAGCTCGCCCAGAGCTTCGGCACCTGCGGCCGCTGGCCTAGAGCCGTATAAGGAAACGATTTGGATTGATGAAGAAGAGTTAATAACGGAAGGAGGGTTATTTTCACTTCAAGTTGTAACCTGTCCAAGACAACCCTCGTATCGGATTCTCCAGGCTGCACGCTCTTCTCAATACGAGACACTTTGTTACTATCGCCCGAAGCCTTCAACCGCTCCCGCGCCGCGCTCCCCGTCCATCACCCCGCCTAGGCCCAGCCCGGCGCCTCCCGTCCGCCCGGCAGCCCCGCGGCCCGCCCCGAGCAGCGCGGTGCCCTCCGCCGCCGCACCCGCCCGGGAGCGCCCACCGACAGGTACGGGCAGGGCGAGAGAAGCCGCTTCTGATTCCTGTGACCGCAGCGAAGCGGCAaggtgaggggggaaaaattaaaaaaaaaaaaaaaaggtggaaaggtggggatgggggggaataGCAAATACCGGGTTGCAAGAGAACGGGCGGTGTGGCCTTGAGATTGACCCGCCCAGGGAGA harbors:
- the CBLN1 gene encoding cerebellin-1, with protein sequence MRSLGLGLGLRLGLLLLLGAAWLACGQNETEPIVLEGKCLVVCDSNPTSDPTGTALGISVRSGSAKVAFSAIRSTNHEPSEMSNRTMIIYFDQVLVNIGSNFDSERSTFISPRKGIYSFNFHVVKVYNRQTIQVSLMLNGWPVISAFAGDQDVTREAASNGVLIQMEKGDRAYLKLERGNLMGGWKYSTFSGFLVFPL